The following coding sequences lie in one Candidatus Thermoplasmatota archaeon genomic window:
- a CDS encoding recombinase family protein: protein MNSARKGKVPGRTAEPEDRPVVLEPYAFSSLLRAAVEIHGRESLGFLIGHPDRQFIKGKMTECVSVNACCPVQSAFRGKTQVGFSNLAARHRVEQTVNAVGFEFSDQDISTNTSTGKLLLCVLAGVAEFERELIRDRTKAGLARAGAQGKRLGAPANEVDVAKVRELRIQGMSLRAIAVVLGVSHETIRNRLKEGQKNEGVNGTNERPK from the coding sequence ATGAATAGTGCTCGAAAGGGAAAGGTGCCGGGCAGAACCGCTGAGCCCGAGGACAGGCCTGTCGTGCTCGAGCCCTACGCCTTCTCTTCACTGCTCAGGGCGGCGGTTGAGATCCATGGGAGAGAGTCGTTGGGCTTCCTGATAGGCCATCCGGACCGTCAGTTCATCAAGGGGAAGATGACAGAATGCGTGTCCGTCAACGCCTGCTGTCCTGTGCAGAGTGCCTTTCGAGGCAAGACCCAGGTAGGGTTCAGCAATTTGGCTGCTAGGCATCGCGTGGAGCAGACGGTCAATGCAGTAGGGTTCGAATTCTCGGACCAGGACATCTCAACCAATACTTCCACCGGGAAGCTCCTACTCTGCGTTCTTGCGGGGGTCGCTGAGTTTGAGCGAGAGCTTATCCGTGATCGCACCAAGGCGGGTTTGGCTCGCGCTGGAGCCCAGGGAAAACGACTGGGAGCTCCGGCCAACGAAGTCGATGTTGCCAAGGTCAGAGAGCTCAGGATTCAGGGGATGAGCCTCAGGGCAATAGCAGTCGTACTGGGCGTCTCCCATGAGACCATTCGCAACCGGCTGAAGGAAGGTCAAAAGAACGAGGGGGTGAACGGCACGAACGAACGCCCTAAGTAG
- a CDS encoding site-specific integrase, translated as MRPSELRTARLKDLDLSRLEIVVSNPKGKRRWANGEDKAPIIGCAEGCIKRYLELRSEALKRVGLEARSAEPLFPYIAEDGKVDYWNERIWQRLKVQVEMASTIKFRWKDLRPTFAQKSKDLGAPIEAVSQCLRHTSTRTTELYYARIRSDTAFSLVRQAWEAPAVKIL; from the coding sequence ATGAGGCCTTCCGAGCTCAGAACTGCAAGGCTGAAGGATTTGGACCTGTCCAGACTTGAGATTGTGGTAAGCAATCCCAAGGGCAAGCGCAGATGGGCCAATGGCGAAGACAAGGCTCCGATAATAGGCTGCGCTGAAGGGTGCATCAAGAGATACTTGGAGCTGAGATCAGAAGCCCTAAAGAGAGTCGGACTAGAGGCAAGGTCTGCGGAGCCTTTGTTCCCATACATCGCAGAGGATGGCAAGGTCGATTACTGGAACGAGCGAATATGGCAACGCTTGAAGGTCCAAGTCGAGATGGCGAGCACAATCAAGTTCAGATGGAAGGATCTGAGGCCGACGTTCGCGCAGAAGTCGAAAGACCTCGGCGCACCGATTGAGGCCGTCTCTCAATGCCTGAGACATACGAGCACTAGAACCACAGAGTTGTACTACGCGAGAATCCGAAGCGATACGGCGTTCTCCCTAGTTCGGCAGGCGTGGGAAGCACCTGCTGTAAAAATTCTATGA
- a CDS encoding PQQ-binding-like beta-propeller repeat protein: MPLMQFVDKTQPSSGCAYSGSILAEANASLANSPWPMFGHDPCHTGRSQYDTSANDGRKKWEFATQTYVRSSPAIGADGRVYFCSDDGYLYAVDAAGKKSWQLQLTVPSMPGAVSSPAIATDGTIYIGAADSRLYAVNPHGTKKWEFATGGCIGASPAIGADGTIYVGSEDSKLYAINPDGTKKWEFYADGEVYSSPAIAPDSTVYFGCLGSGTIYALNPDGTKKWDFATGGAIVSSPAIDSDGTIYVGSEDYRLYAIDPDGTKRWEFNTGYQVWSSPAIAADGTIYIGSGTPLGPYGKLYAINPDGTKKWEFATGGAVESSPAIGADGTVYIGSWDYKLYAIAPDGTKKWGFATGGPVVSSPAIDADGTIYVGSLDRRLYAIGGHITVTSPSIGTVWMSEITYTITWTTDTTVSPNVRIEYFYESYSNAATISSNTANDGDYSWTIPTNFQVGKNCIIRIADLSNPSIYDDSDPFEIRLSPKSLRVTSPCSESIWMSQSTYTIAWTTDGTVGPYVEIKYYYESYSTAVTISSNTTNDGNYSWTVPSGIAPRSAYVIRITDLSNVSVYDDSDQFTIQIISILPGTIAVTSPSAGAVWTSGSTHSITWTTAGAVGSSVKIELYYGSYYSSALTIDASTANDGNHSWSVPSDIAPRSDYVIRITDLGNMSIYCDSGIFEIKAPSGPSRPADTSEWLLPAVIVLIVIAAAATVVVLLRRRMTSGK, translated from the coding sequence ATGCCATTGATGCAATTCGTGGATAAGACCCAACCTTCATCTGGTTGCGCGTATTCGGGCTCGATACTCGCGGAAGCGAACGCGTCTCTCGCGAACTCTCCATGGCCAATGTTTGGACATGACCCATGCCATACTGGAAGGAGCCAATACGACACCTCGGCAAACGACGGTCGGAAGAAGTGGGAATTCGCGACACAAACCTATGTGAGATCTTCACCCGCGATAGGCGCAGACGGCAGAGTTTATTTCTGTTCCGACGACGGCTATCTGTATGCGGTAGATGCAGCCGGGAAGAAAAGCTGGCAACTCCAGCTGACCGTCCCTTCCATGCCTGGTGCCGTCTCTTCCCCCGCGATAGCCACAGACGGCACGATTTACATTGGCGCAGCGGATTCTAGGCTGTATGCAGTCAATCCTCACGGGACGAAGAAGTGGGAGTTTGCTACCGGTGGTTGTATAGGGGCCTCCCCTGCAATAGGCGCAGACGGCACTATCTATGTTGGCTCTGAGGACTCCAAGTTGTACGCAATAAACCCTGACGGTACGAAGAAATGGGAGTTCTATGCTGATGGCGAGGTATATTCATCTCCTGCGATAGCACCCGACAGCACAGTCTACTTTGGCTGCCTGGGTAGCGGGACAATATACGCGCTGAACCCTGACGGGACAAAGAAATGGGACTTCGCTACCGGTGGTGCCATAGTCTCCTCGCCGGCCATCGACTCAGACGGAACAATCTACGTCGGTTCTGAGGATTACAGGTTATACGCGATAGACCCCGACGGGACCAAGAGATGGGAGTTCAATACTGGCTACCAGGTGTGGTCGTCTCCAGCGATAGCCGCAGATGGCACGATCTACATAGGCTCTGGGACGCCCCTGGGCCCTTATGGCAAACTGTACGCGATAAATCCCGACGGAACAAAGAAGTGGGAATTCGCCACTGGTGGTGCTGTGGAATCATCTCCCGCAATAGGCGCGGACGGCACAGTCTACATTGGTTCTTGGGACTACAAGCTCTACGCCATAGCCCCCGATGGAACAAAGAAGTGGGGATTTGCTACTGGTGGTCCCGTGGTCTCATCCCCAGCAATAGACGCGGACGGCACGATCTATGTCGGTTCGCTTGATCGCAGACTGTACGCAATAGGTGGGCACATTACCGTGACCTCTCCCTCCATTGGCACGGTCTGGATGTCGGAGATCACATACACGATAACGTGGACGACGGACACGACGGTGAGCCCGAACGTGAGGATTGAGTACTTCTACGAATCCTACTCCAACGCTGCTACGATTTCCTCCAACACAGCGAACGATGGCGACTATTCATGGACGATACCCACAAACTTCCAGGTGGGGAAGAATTGCATCATAAGAATCGCAGATTTGAGCAACCCTTCAATATACGACGACAGCGACCCCTTTGAGATTCGACTTTCTCCCAAGTCACTCAGAGTGACATCTCCCTGCAGTGAATCAATATGGATGTCACAGAGCACCTATACAATAGCGTGGACAACGGACGGAACGGTCGGCCCCTATGTGGAGATTAAATACTACTATGAGTCCTACTCTACCGCTGTCACGATTTCCTCCAACACTACGAACGATGGCAACTACTCATGGACCGTGCCATCGGGTATCGCCCCGAGGTCAGCCTACGTGATAAGGATCACGGACCTGAGCAACGTCTCCGTCTACGACGACAGCGATCAGTTCACTATCCAGATCATTTCCATACTGCCCGGCACGATAGCAGTGACATCACCATCAGCTGGCGCAGTTTGGACATCTGGAAGCACGCACAGCATCACGTGGACGACAGCTGGGGCAGTCGGCTCCAGCGTGAAGATCGAACTCTACTACGGATCGTATTATTCGAGCGCCCTTACGATTGACGCAAGCACCGCCAACGACGGCAACCACTCATGGAGTGTGCCATCGGACATCGCCCCGAGGTCAGACTACGTGATAAGGATCACGGATCTCGGGAACATGTCCATCTATTGTGATAGCGGCATATTTGAAATCAAGGCGCCGTCGGGTCCATCTCGTCCTGCGGACACCTCGGAGTGGCTGCTACCTGCAGTCATAGTCCTCATCGTCATTGCAGCTGCAGCTACTGTCGTAGTCCTTCTGCGCAGAAGGATGACAAGTGGAAAGTAG
- a CDS encoding AbrB/MazE/SpoVT family DNA-binding domain-containing protein produces MLGSVKISTNKRVTVPDELLDALKIKVGDFILFYEDKGTVTARGEKG; encoded by the coding sequence ATGCTAGGGAGTGTCAAGATTTCGACAAACAAGCGGGTGACCGTCCCGGATGAGCTGCTGGATGCACTCAAGATTAAGGTGGGGGATTTCATCCTTTTCTATGAAGACAAGGGCACAGTAACCGCAAGAGGCGAGAAAGGCTAG